DNA sequence from the Paraburkholderia azotifigens genome:
AATAAAAATCCGAAGACGGTACAGGCGGTCGCCAATGCAATAGTGCGCGCGGAGAAGTGGATCGCCAAAGCCACGCCCCAGCAAGTCGCGGACAATGTGCCGCCTGAGTACCTGGGCGAGAACAAGGCATTGTATGCAGATGCCTTCACAAATAGCCGCCGGTGCATCGCACAGAACGGGGAGATTACGGCCAAAGGCGCACAGACCGTGCGTGATGTGCTGTCGGCGTTCGACCCGACCGTGGCGGCGGCCAAAATCGATCTCACCTCGACCTATGACAACCGGTTTGTCGAGAAAGCGGCGGAGATCCAGCCATGAGCACTGCGCCATGCAATATCGTCCTTGATCGTGGCCAGACTGCACTGCGCGAGGCTCTGCGCTTTGACAACGTAACCTGCACCTTCGCCGGCAATGGCAAGAACGCTCAGACCTACACGGCCGTTTCGGGCGGCAATCTGGCGATCGGCGACGGAGAGTTCGTCTCAATAGTCGGACCTACGGGGTGTGGCAAGTCCACGTTGCTGAATGTGGCGGCCGGGCTCACCCGGCCATCGTCGGGCTGCTTGAGCGTGTTCGGCGAGAAACTGACCAATGGCCTGAACAAGCAGGCTGCCTACCTGTTCCAGGTCGACGCACTCATGCCCTGGAAGACGGCCGAAGAGAACATCGCCATGGGCCTCATCTTCCGTGGCACGCCCCACGATGAGGCGCTGAAGGTGGCGCGCGAGTGGCTTGAGCGGGTGGGTTTGCACGGCCACGGCAAAAAGTATCCACACCAGATGTCGGGCGGCATGCGCAAGCGTGCCGGCCTGGCGCAAGCACTGGCGCTGAATCCTCGCATCATCCTGATGGACGAGCCCTTCAGTGCGCTGGACATCCAGACCAGGCACCTGATGGAAAACGAGCTACTGCGGCTGTGGTCACACGACCGCAAGTCTGTGATGTTCGTGACTCACGATCTCGAAGAGGCTATTTCCTTGTCGGACCGTGTCATCGTGCTGTCGGCAGGACCCGGTACACGGCCTATCGCGGAGTTTGAAATCGACCTTGTGCGTCCACGCGAAATGTCAGAAATCCGTATGACGCAGCGTTTCCTGCAACTGCACACCCAGATCTGGGACGTGCTTCGAGGGGAGGTTCTGAAAAGCTATGCGCGCAATCGTGTTTGACCCAAACAATCGCGTTGCTGTTCTTGTCACGCGGCTCGCACTCCTGTTCGGCGTTCTGTTCCTGTGGTGGATCTGCACCAGTCAGAAATGGTTGTCGCCTTTTTTCTTCGGCGATCCGTTGGGCGTTGCGCATCGCATCGTCGAATGGACTGTGACCGGCTCGGTGTTTCGCCACCTGTACACAACGCTGCTCGAAACCATGCTGGCGTTCGCGATCGGTACGGCGTCCGGGCTAGCTTGCGGTCTATGGCTCGCGCTCAATCCGTTCCTCGCGGTCGTGTTCGATCCATTTATAAAGGCCATGAATTCCATGCCGCGACTGATCTTTGCACCGATCTTCGCGCTTTGGTTTGGCCTCGGCATCTGGTCCAAGGTGGCGCTGGGCGTGACGCTCGTCTTCTTCGTTGTCTTCTTTAACGTCTTCCAGGGTGTGCGCGAGGTCAGCCCTGCGGTGTTGTCCAACACCCGGATGCTGGGCGCCAATGCGCGTCAGCTAATGCGGCACGTGTATCTCCCTTCGGCGACGAGCTGGGTGTTCTCGAGCTTGCACAACGCGATCGGCATCGCGTTCGTTGGAAGCGTGGTCGGTGAGTATCTAGGCTCGGAGAAGGGCGTAGGGTATCTGATTCTGCTGGCAGAGGGCGTGTTCGACATCAACTCGGTTATCGCGGGCATTCTGGTGTTGACCTTATTTGCACTGTTGCTCGATACAGCGGTATCCGTCGTCGAGGACTACCTTCTGCGCTGGCGTCCTGTCGCCGGGCAGACCGTGGCCGCGAGCGCATGAGCATGTGTGCCGCGATCGACACATCAAAGTTAAGGAAATTATCTTGCAGACCAACGCAATCAATCTGAACGACCGCATCGCTGTTGTGACCGGCGGCGCGCAAGGCATCGGCCTGGAGGTCGGCCGCCGGCTGCTGGCCTCCGGCGCGCGGCTCGTGATCTGGGATATCAATGCCGCAGGCCTGGAGCGGGCCCGTACAGAACTGGGACACGCCGATATTCACGTCGAACGTGTTGATATCGCCGACTATGCCAGCGTCGAAGCTGCTGTCTCGGGTACGCTGAAAGTCGCCGGACGCATCGATATCCTGATCAATAACGCGGCGATCGTTGGCCCCAATGCGACCTTGGCCGAGTATCCCATCGACGTCTGGAAGCAGGTGATCGACATCGACGTCAACGGCACTTTCCACTGCTGTCGCGCTGTGGTACCCGTGATGATCGGGCAGAACTACGGTCGCATCGTTAATCTGGCCTCCGTCGCCGGCAAGGAAGGTAACCCCAACGCCGCAGCGTACAGTTCAGCCAAGGCTGCTGTCATTGCCATGACCAAGTCGCTCGGAAAGGAGCTGGCGAGCCACGATATCGCGGTCAACTGCGTCACGCCCGCAGTGGCGCGTACGCCCGGCGCGATGGAACAATCACCTGAGCATATCCGCTACATGCTGGGCAAGATTCCGCGTGGTCGTTTCCTCGAACTCAATGAAGCAGCCGCAATGATCGCCTGGCTTGTCAGTGAAGAGAATTCATTTACCACAGCCTCGGTTTTTGATCTGTCTGGTGGCCGGGCTACCTATTGAAGGGAACTTGAACAATGAAGCTGTTACGCTACGGTCCGCCCGGCGAGGAGAAGCCGGGCCTGCTCGACACCGATGGAAACTTGCGGGATTTGTCAGGCCATGTGACCGACATCGCCGGCGACGTGCTGCTGCCCGACGGTTTGGCCCGCCTGAAAGCACTCGACGTCACTTCGCTGCCGCGCGTGGAAGGCAATCCGCGCCTGGGCCCGTGCGTGGGCGGTGCGCGAAAATTCATCTGCATCGGGCTGAACTACTCCGACCATGCCGCCGAGACAGGCGCCGCGATACCGCCGGAGCCCATCGTGTTTATGAAGGCTACCAGCGCGATCGTAGGTCCGAACGATGCCATTGAGATCCCGCGCAACGCTCTCAAGACGGACTGGGAGGTCGAACTGGGTGTCGTCATCGGCAAGACGGCAAAGTACGTGAGCGAGAGCGATGCGATGGATCATGTGGCCGGCTACTGCGTGATCAATGACGTTTCTGAGCGCGCGTTTCAGGCAGAGCGTCAGGGGCAATGGACCAAGGGCAAGTCGGCCGACACCTTTGGTCCGACGGGCCCGTGGCTAGTGACTTCAGACCAAGTGCATAATCCGCAAGCATTACCCATGTGGCTGGAGGTTAATGGCCATCGCTACCAGAACGGTAATACGGCCACCATGATTTACGGCGTGCGTTACCTTGTAGCCTACCTGTCGCAGTTCATGTCGCTGCAGCCGGGCGACATCATATCCACCGGCACGCCGCCGGGTGTGGGGTTGGGGCAGAAGCCACCCGTCTACCTGAAACCGGGTGACGTGGTGACGCTTGGCATCGAAGGCTTGGGGCAGCAACGCCAGAACGTCCTGCAGGGCTAGATATGCGCGGCCGAACCGGTCTGGACAACAAGGAGACAATCATCGTGATAACGATCAGGCGCCTGCTGTTGCCAGTACTGGCCGCTTGCGCGGCCTTACTGAGCCAGTCGGGCGCGAGCGCCGCGTCTGCGCCAGAGAAGCCGAAGCTCAGCCTTGCTGCTGCGGGCGTGGGCTTCCCCTATCTTCCGTTCGTCATTGCGGAAAGTCGGGGATACTTCAAGCAGGCTGGACTGGATGTCGAGATTGGCGTGTTCAGCGGCGGTGCCAAGGCTCTCCAGGCGATGTTAGGCGGCAGCGCCGATATCGTCGCGGGCGCTTATTCCAACACGATCACAATGGCGGCGAAGGGGCAGAAGCTGGTGTCGTTCGTGACCCTGGCCTCGTGTCCGGGCTGGGTATTTGGTGTGACCCGCGCCAGCCACGACAAGGTGAAGACGTATGCAGACCTCAAGGGAAAACGCATCGGAGTAAGCTCACCCGGTTCCAGCTTCCACATGGGCGTCAACTATCTGCTAAACAGGGCCGGCCTCAAACCGGGTGATGTCTCGATCATTGGCGTTGGTTCTTCTGCTGGTGCGATTGCCGCAGCACGCAGCGGGCAGATTGATGCATTGATGAGCAACGACCCGGTCGCAACCGTACTGCAGGGCAGTGGCGACCTTTTTCCTCTGGCTGTGATGCGTGATCCGGCCGGGACTCGCGCGACGCTGGGCGGCGACTATCCGGAAGCTTCCGTCTACACCACCAGGGAATTCGCGGCCAGGTATCCGAATACCGTGCAAGCAGTCACGAATGCCATCCGGGAGGCCGAGCGCTGGATGGCGCATGCGACGCCCGAGCAGGTCGCCGCCGCAGTGCCGCCGCAATACGCGCTGGCCGACAAGGATGTGTTCGCCCGAGCCTACGGCAACATGCAGAACTGTATTTCGCGCGACGGCCTGATGACGGACGCCGCCGCGCACACCGTACGCGATGTGCTCGCCGCCTTCGATCCCGACATCGGCAAGGCCTCAATCGACCTGAAAGCCACCTACGACAACCGCTTCGTCGAGAATGCCAACAAGCACTGACTTGCGAGGAATTCAATAATGGAGAACTGCGTCCGCATCCTGGCGGAAGGGTTGAAGTTTCCCGAAGGGCCCGTGGCGATGGCCGATGGCTCAATCGTCCTGGTCGAAATCGAGCGCGAGACCATCAGCCGCGTGACGCCGGACGGCACGGTCAGCGTATTGAAGGAGGTGGGTGGCGGGCCCAACGGGTTGGCCATGGGGCCGGATGGAGCTTTCTACATCTGCAATAACGGAGGTTTCCTGTTCCGTACCGTTGCCGGTCTGAATCGCACCAGACCAGGCGTGCACCCGCGTTATACCAGCGGGCGCATCGAGCGTTTCGACCCACACACGGGGGACCTGAAGACTTTGTACGACCACTGTGGTGAATACCCTCTATGTGGTCCCAACGACATCGTCTTTGACCACGACGGCGGCTTCTACTTCACCGACTTCGGCAAGAACCGGTTGCGCGAGCGTGATCATGCAGGTCTCTATTACGGGCGAGCCGACGGATCAATGATCGTTGAAGTAGCCTATCCGCTCACAACGGCCAACGGGTTGGTCTGTCGCCAGACGATAGTGTTGTGTATGTGGCGGAGACCGAAACCGCGCGCTTGTGGGCATTCGATCTTGAGGCGCCAGGCAGGGCGCGCAAGCATCCTTATCCGTCTCCGCACGGCGGTCGCCTGATTTGCGGGCTACCGGGCTACCAACGCTTTGACAGTCTCGCCGTGGACGCAGAGGGAAATGTCTGTGTGGCCACGCTGGTCACGGGTTGCATCACGGTGGTTGCGCCCTCTGGTGAGGTACTGCGCCAGGTGACGGTACCAGATGGCATGGTGACCAACATCTGTTTTGGTGGTGCCGACATGAAGACTGCTTACCTTACGCTCTCAGGTACAGGGCGCCTGGGGACCTTGGCCTGGCCGCAAGCGGGATTGACACTGGCTTATTCCTGACTGCTACGTGCAAGCAGGTGCTTGAGAAAGAGTTGAACTGGTGCGGGGAGCGTCTCGGCCTCGCGCACACAGATCTTCCAGTGTCGTTCGGCCCAGACCTCGTCAAGCTGCACGGCGACCAGTGGCCCCGAACTCACGTAGCGGTGGGCATGATGTTCAGGTACCAGCCCTATGCCAAGCCGCGCTTCGACCATGCTGCGTACGGGTTCAAAGCCATTTACCCGGATCGACAGCTTGAGCGGGTGGTCCAGGTCTGCTGCCGCGCGCAAGACCAGCGAATTCAGATAACTGCCAGCTTGTGGTCCCACCAGTGGGTACTCGGCCATCTCGCGAAATTTCACCTTGTCTGCACGGCTGAGTGGGTGATCAGGCGGCATGATCACCACCAGCCGGTCACTGTGATAGGGAAATACCTGCAGGCCGGCAGTCACCGTCGTGCCGCCGAACACGCCAATGTCAGCTGTGTTCTCCGCGACTGCGCGGACCACGGCTGGGCTCAAACTTTCCTGCAGGTCGATGCGTAGTCCCGGGTGCAGTGCCAGGAAGTCGCGAATGTCGTTGGCAATGTACTGGACGATGGTCGAGAGGCTCGCATGTAGCCGGATCTGTCCGCGCACGCCTTCGGCGTGGTCGAGCAGTTCACTTTCCATTTGTTTGACATCGCGCAGCAGCACGCGGGCGTGCTGCAAGAGGGCGGTAGCGGCGATCGTCAGTTCGAGCCCCTTGTTGCTTCGCACAAAGAGGGCGGTCTTGAGGGTGTCCTCAAGATGAGACATTCGCTTGCTGAGCGCAGAAGGCGCGATGTTTTCGGCTTCCGCCGCACGGGCAATACTGCCGTGCTCGCAGACAGCAACGAACAGCTTCAGCGACTGGAAATCGAAACGCATTGAGTCTCCGGAAGCGCGGTCTTCTCGCCGCGCCGTACTTTCTCGTGGCGGAAAGAGAGTATGCACGTGGGCGGTCGCGAGTGCAAAAATTTAGCCGCTCGCTCTATACGCGCCTCTAAGCCGCCAGCGTCTATTTGCGTGGACCGGGCGGGACGGGCGAGGGGAGCTACGTCCGCCAGCGGCATACGGATTCCTGGCCAGATGATGAGCTACAGCGGTTCCGATACGACATGGGCGGTGGTGAGTGCCCGCACGGGGCATGACAGCACGGTTGCGTGGCTGTCCATCCGAAAGACGGGCAAGGACCGTCGCCGGCAGTATGGTTCAAACCTCGTGATGAGCGCAACGCCGTGAGTTCGCTGCAGAATTCGCCCGAATTGCCTGTCGTCGGGCAGACGGTACTGATGGTCCGCATTAGCTCAGCGCTTAGCCCGTTGAAATGCCAACGGTGGATGAGCAGACGTCGGAGAACGTGTCAGTGACCTTCCGATCTACGAGTGCTTGCATGCCGCGGCAGCCAGACGTATTGAATGTTCCTCTGCTTTTTAAACGGTCACAGTTTCAAAGGGACTAACGGCGATCCTCGAAAGCGGCGCGGGTTTTGGCCGACGCAGGGTCGTGACACTTCCGTCAGAAAGGAAGTACGCACGTATCAGCGAGCCCATATCAGCTCTCTGTATATCAGGCCCTGTAACGAAAGCGCAGTTTCCGCGTCGGCGTCGGACGGCGCCAGATTCAATCTGGGTGTGCCAGTTAGAAATACGAAGCAGAAACCGGATTGTTTAGATGTCCACGAGCAGTTGCTCAACGTCTGGCCGGTATGGCTAAAGCAGGAGAGGGGGAAACAATAAACGTCAGTTCGTTGCGTGTCGTATGCTTTCGACGGAGCACGTGTCGCGATAGCAATTGCTCCGCTGGATATCAAGCGAACCGCTCAGGCGGATAGCCACTCGCCATCAGCCAGACGGAATCACAAACCATAGTCAGGTTAGCGCTCCTCAGTGCGGCGACATACGTCGCCGCTTCACATCAGAACTTGTGACGCATCCCCACCCGCAGCACAAGCTGATGGTTGTCGTTCGAAGGCGTGACGCCGTTGATTGCAGCAACCGCGCTGCTGCCCGTCGAATCCGTACCGGACGCTTTCTGATAGATCCCGACGAAGTACACATCCGTG
Encoded proteins:
- a CDS encoding ABC transporter ATP-binding protein, translating into MSTAPCNIVLDRGQTALREALRFDNVTCTFAGNGKNAQTYTAVSGGNLAIGDGEFVSIVGPTGCGKSTLLNVAAGLTRPSSGCLSVFGEKLTNGLNKQAAYLFQVDALMPWKTAEENIAMGLIFRGTPHDEALKVAREWLERVGLHGHGKKYPHQMSGGMRKRAGLAQALALNPRIILMDEPFSALDIQTRHLMENELLRLWSHDRKSVMFVTHDLEEAISLSDRVIVLSAGPGTRPIAEFEIDLVRPREMSEIRMTQRFLQLHTQIWDVLRGEVLKSYARNRV
- a CDS encoding ABC transporter permease, translated to MRAIVFDPNNRVAVLVTRLALLFGVLFLWWICTSQKWLSPFFFGDPLGVAHRIVEWTVTGSVFRHLYTTLLETMLAFAIGTASGLACGLWLALNPFLAVVFDPFIKAMNSMPRLIFAPIFALWFGLGIWSKVALGVTLVFFVVFFNVFQGVREVSPAVLSNTRMLGANARQLMRHVYLPSATSWVFSSLHNAIGIAFVGSVVGEYLGSEKGVGYLILLAEGVFDINSVIAGILVLTLFALLLDTAVSVVEDYLLRWRPVAGQTVAASA
- a CDS encoding SDR family NAD(P)-dependent oxidoreductase, yielding MQTNAINLNDRIAVVTGGAQGIGLEVGRRLLASGARLVIWDINAAGLERARTELGHADIHVERVDIADYASVEAAVSGTLKVAGRIDILINNAAIVGPNATLAEYPIDVWKQVIDIDVNGTFHCCRAVVPVMIGQNYGRIVNLASVAGKEGNPNAAAYSSAKAAVIAMTKSLGKELASHDIAVNCVTPAVARTPGAMEQSPEHIRYMLGKIPRGRFLELNEAAAMIAWLVSEENSFTTASVFDLSGGRATY
- a CDS encoding fumarylacetoacetate hydrolase family protein; the protein is MKLLRYGPPGEEKPGLLDTDGNLRDLSGHVTDIAGDVLLPDGLARLKALDVTSLPRVEGNPRLGPCVGGARKFICIGLNYSDHAAETGAAIPPEPIVFMKATSAIVGPNDAIEIPRNALKTDWEVELGVVIGKTAKYVSESDAMDHVAGYCVINDVSERAFQAERQGQWTKGKSADTFGPTGPWLVTSDQVHNPQALPMWLEVNGHRYQNGNTATMIYGVRYLVAYLSQFMSLQPGDIISTGTPPGVGLGQKPPVYLKPGDVVTLGIEGLGQQRQNVLQG
- a CDS encoding ABC transporter substrate-binding protein: MRGRTGLDNKETIIVITIRRLLLPVLAACAALLSQSGASAASAPEKPKLSLAAAGVGFPYLPFVIAESRGYFKQAGLDVEIGVFSGGAKALQAMLGGSADIVAGAYSNTITMAAKGQKLVSFVTLASCPGWVFGVTRASHDKVKTYADLKGKRIGVSSPGSSFHMGVNYLLNRAGLKPGDVSIIGVGSSAGAIAAARSGQIDALMSNDPVATVLQGSGDLFPLAVMRDPAGTRATLGGDYPEASVYTTREFAARYPNTVQAVTNAIREAERWMAHATPEQVAAAVPPQYALADKDVFARAYGNMQNCISRDGLMTDAAAHTVRDVLAAFDPDIGKASIDLKATYDNRFVENANKH
- a CDS encoding LysR family transcriptional regulator, encoding MRFDFQSLKLFVAVCEHGSIARAAEAENIAPSALSKRMSHLEDTLKTALFVRSNKGLELTIAATALLQHARVLLRDVKQMESELLDHAEGVRGQIRLHASLSTIVQYIANDIRDFLALHPGLRIDLQESLSPAVVRAVAENTADIGVFGGTTVTAGLQVFPYHSDRLVVIMPPDHPLSRADKVKFREMAEYPLVGPQAGSYLNSLVLRAAADLDHPLKLSIRVNGFEPVRSMVEARLGIGLVPEHHAHRYVSSGPLVAVQLDEVWAERHWKICVREAETLPAPVQLFLKHLLARSSQE